In Solanum pennellii chromosome 7, SPENNV200, the following are encoded in one genomic region:
- the LOC107024189 gene encoding uncharacterized protein LOC107024189, with translation MPPDSLRSAVYRSFITCDDPKGVVECSTIRKSQMEKNTPCSSHKDEGRQTVNHTSSFHLMEVSREAQKLNQVIDSWSKGMTIERHSNDIAKDLLKGALDLQESLVMLGKLQHIAKLKKKYKHELDGIPIQRTKSERISEHRLNRFEFQKPRFSVDGDCFDELREVIRDNFARQPNSALQFQTNSEKASVGTRIKSSHVPSTSSSHSSIVQSQQVSPPLDGPNLIARLMGLEEIPSKSQHQTTQKVVKQTRPIFEIDLPKAKKPTFISHKVDPKRKTFDEIIETMYFKGLLRSKSTHKFVDSPPIVIMKPLYEQNPSDSRNKCEEISPDDHKGASMYRKMQAGKDHNNRFSKERGEAPSKSKTLQVLIQPNKKIIASSPGKHRGEANAKSKTLDFVSQEKQHNKNIRASSPGKDLGEAPANSKTLKLLLQEKYPNAMIKASSHRKYLGDATVKVFIQEKQPNTRTRASSPGKTPQTKKEPIGKREDGTQRVAPAIRNSKEMKNAKIDDSAKFQDQSKMSTLKVRKPERKPLAAQAKSTIYDRKHITTTASHNSIKRKKNVKANKPIKSTPIATVADIKHKDESKEMVQAEDKDTDRAITKVTSSEELQLEKRANIFEDLVTDNAVNGENVPCESSVLSTYCLGDIKLVEQINCNINLDFTENVNFNSGATTRYLLLSSESFLCQSKELFETDVCEPTVWQTTSVDHEIADRTLLLDCANELLENKRSQCALAVNPLSMKAIKMRKFYVPFEKLVNEICDGIEVLRSYNKVAGKNLSADALYPLLERDLWCKGVAGSAWDLAWRTGLTKNEVEQVVTDIEKYLLAAFIDDLLTDFML, from the exons ATGCCTCCAGACAGCCTGAGATCAGCCGTGTACAGATCCTTTATAACCTGTGATGATCCCAAAGGTGTTGTGGAATGTAGCACAATCAGAAAATcacaaatggaaaaaaatacGCCTTGTTCATCACACAAGGATGAAGGAAGACAAACAGTCAATCACACATCTTCCTTCCACCTAATGGAGGTGTCCAGAGAAGCTCAAAAGCTGAACCAAGTGATCGACTCATGGTCTAAGGGTATGACCATAGAAAGGCATTCGAATGATATCGCTAAAGATTTGTTGAAAGGAGCCCTTGATTTACAGGAATCACTTGTGATGCTAGGAAAGCTGCAACATATagcaaagttgaagaagaaatataagCATGAACTTGATGGAATACCCATTCAAAGAACCAAGTCTGAAAGGATTTCAGAACACAGGTTAAACAGGTTTGAGTTTCAAAAACCAAGATTTTCTGTTGATGGGGATTGTTTTGATGAGCTTAGGGAAGTCATAAGAGATAACTTTGCTAGACAACCAAATTCTGCTTTACAGTTTCAAACAAATAGTGAAAAGGCATCTGTTGGTACAAGGATTAAATCATCACATGTCCCATCCACTAGTTCAAGCCACTCCTCCATTGTTCAATCCCAACAAGTTTCCCCGCCACTGGACGGGCCAAATTTAATTGCCAGACTGATGGGTCTTGAAGAGATTCCTAGCAAGTCCCAACACCAAACTACCCAAAAGGTTGTCAAGCAGACGAGACCTATATTTGAAATAGATTTGCCAAAAGCAAAGAAGCCCACATTCATCAGTCATAAGGTGGATCCAAAACGAAAAacatttgatgaaataattgaAACCATGTATTTCAAGGGGCTTTTGAGAAGCAAGTCTACACATAAGTTTGTTGATTCTCCACCCATTGTGATCATGAAGCCTTTATATGAACAAAATCCATCAGACTCTAGAAACAAATGTGAAGAAATTTCACCTGATGATCACAAGGGAGCATCCATGTATAGGAAAATGCAGGCAGGAAAAGATCATAATAATAGATTCAGCAAAGAAAGAGGTGAAGCACCTTCAAAATCAAAGACTCTTCAAGTTTTGATTCAGCCTAATAAAAAGATTATAGCTTCTTCTCCTGGAAAGCACCGTGGTGAAGCAAATGCAAAATCAAAAACTTTGGATTTCGTGAGTCAAGAAAAACAGCATAATAAAAACATTAGAGCTTCTTCTCCAGGCAAGGATCTTGGTGAAGCACCTGCAAACTCAAAGACGCTTAaacttcttcttcaagaaaaatATCCTAATGCAATGATCAAAGCTTCTTCTCATCGCAAGTATCTTGGTGACGCAACAGTTAAAGTTTTCATTCAGGAAAAACAGCCTAATACAAGGACTAGAGCTTCTTCTCCTGGAAAGACTCCGCAAACAAAGAAAGAACCAATTGGAAAAAGAGAGGACGGGACTCAACGAGTAGCTCCTGCTATCAGAAACtctaaagaaatgaaaaatgccAAAATAGACGACAGTGCTAAATTTCAGGACCAAAGCAAGATGAGCACTCTGAAAGTGAGAAAACCAGAGAGAAAGCCATTGGCTGCACAAGCAAAAAGTACTATATATGATCGTAAGCATATCACAACCACTGCATCTCATAACTCCATTAAGAGGAAGAAGAATGTTAAAGCTAACAAGCCAATCAAGAGTACCCCCATTGCTACA GTTGCCGATATAAAACACAAGGATGAAAGTAAAGAAATGGTGCAGGCAGAAGATAAAGACACAGATAGAGCCATAACCAAAGTTACATCCTCAGAAGAGCTTCAGTTAGAAAAAAGGGCTAATATCTTTGAGGATCTTGTCACCG ATAATGCTGTCAATGGTGAAAATGTCCCTTGTGAATCCAGCGTTCTATCAACCTATTGTCTCGGTGACATCAAATTAGTGGAGCAGATTAACTGTAACATCAATCTAGACTTCACTGAGAATGTAAACTTCAATTCCGGAGCAACTACAAGGTATTTACTTTTGAGCAGTGAATCGTTCCTCTGTCAGTCCAAGGAGCTTTTTGAAACAGATGTGTGTGAACCAACTGTATGGCAGACAACTAGCGTAGATCATGAAATTGCTGATAGAACACTCTTACTTGATTGTGCAAATGAGCtattagaaaataaaaggtCCCAATGTGCACTGGCAGTTAATCCGTTATCAATGAAGGCCATTAAGATGAGAAAATTTTATGTACCCTTTGAAAAGTTGGTGAATGAAATTTGTGATGGGATTGAAGTTCTGCGAAGTTACAACAAGGTAGCTGGCAAGAACCTTTCAGCTGATGCTCTTTATCCACTGCTAGAAAGAGATCTATGGTGCAAGGGGGTTGCCGGCAGTGCATGGGATCTGGCCTGGAGAACTGGATTAACTAAAAATGAAGTTGAACAAGTGGTAACTGACATAGAGAAGTATCTTTTAGCTGCatttattgatgatttgttgacgGACTTCATGCTATAG